Proteins from one Hemiscyllium ocellatum isolate sHemOce1 chromosome 30, sHemOce1.pat.X.cur, whole genome shotgun sequence genomic window:
- the pef1 gene encoding peflin isoform X1, protein MATYPYGSNYPGSSGPAPGAPPGSYFSSQHQAGGQYGPHSGQYGGPPPGSPYGGPQPSAPYGTSAGGQYGNQAPGAPYGAPPPGGHFGAPAHGGQYGPSAPGAPYGSASSAGYYGGPAPGGPYGGHPYGIPQQRQYGSGASLAGDVPAGIDPEAFSWFQSVDADRSGYISLNELKQALVNGNWSTFNDDTCHILLNMFDKNKMGKIDLYGFSALWGFLKQWRNMFQQFDRDRSGNINTQELQQALTQMGYNLSPQFVQFLTTRFAQKPARSTIQLDSFIQICTQLQTTTDAFKEKDTNRSGNIRINYEDFLTLAISRML, encoded by the exons ATGGCGACGTATCCTTACGGCTCG AACTATCCTGGGTCATCAGGGCCTGCACCAGGAGCTCCACCGGGCAGCTACTTCTCAAGTCAACACCAGGCTGGAGGTCAATACGGCCCCCATTCTGGCCAGTATGGGGGTCCACCGCCAGGTAGTCCTTATGGAGGGCCACAACCGAGTGCACCATACGGAACATCAGCAGGTGGGCAATATGGAAACCAAGCACCAGGTGCACCATATGGAGCTCCACCGCCAGGAGGGCACTTTGGAGCCCCTGCACACGGAGGCCAGTATGGACCTTCAGCACCAGGAGCCCCATATGGAAGTGCATCTTCAGCAGGATATTATGGAGGGCCAGCACCAGGTGGTCCATATGGAGGACACCCATATGGAATTCCACAGCAAAGGCAATATGGATCAGGTGCTTCTTTGGCTG GTGATGTTCCAGCAGGCATTGATCCTGAAGCCTTCTCTTGGTTCCAGTCGGTGGATGCAGATCGAAGTGGCTACATCTCGCTGAATGAACTCAAGCAGGCCCTTGTCAACGGCAACTGGTCAACGTTTAATGATGATACCTGCCACATCTTGCTCA ATATGtttgacaaaaacaaaatggGTAAAattgatctatatggattttctGCACTCTGGggatttcttaaacagtggcgcaaCATGTTCCAGCAGTTTGATCGTGATCGATCAGGGAACATAAACACCCAGGAGCTACAACAAG CTCTCACTCAGATGGGTTACAACTTAAGCCCACAGTTTGTCCAGTTCCTGACAACTCGGTTTGCACAAAAACCAGCTCGGTCCACCATACAGCTGGACAGTTTCATCCAGATTTGTACACAGTTGCAGACCACAACTGATGCCTTCAAAGAGAAAGACACCAACCGTTCTGGAAATATCCGCATTAATTATGAGGACTTCCTAACTCTTGCGATATCACGCATGCTATGA
- the pef1 gene encoding peflin isoform X2 gives MATYPYGSNYPGSSGPAPGAPPGSYFSSQHQAGGQYGPHSGQYGGPPPGSPYGGPQPSAPYGTSAGDVPAGIDPEAFSWFQSVDADRSGYISLNELKQALVNGNWSTFNDDTCHILLNMFDKNKMGKIDLYGFSALWGFLKQWRNMFQQFDRDRSGNINTQELQQALTQMGYNLSPQFVQFLTTRFAQKPARSTIQLDSFIQICTQLQTTTDAFKEKDTNRSGNIRINYEDFLTLAISRML, from the exons ATGGCGACGTATCCTTACGGCTCG AACTATCCTGGGTCATCAGGGCCTGCACCAGGAGCTCCACCGGGCAGCTACTTCTCAAGTCAACACCAGGCTGGAGGTCAATACGGCCCCCATTCTGGCCAGTATGGGGGTCCACCGCCAGGTAGTCCTTATGGAGGGCCACAACCGAGTGCACCATACGGAACATCAGCAG GTGATGTTCCAGCAGGCATTGATCCTGAAGCCTTCTCTTGGTTCCAGTCGGTGGATGCAGATCGAAGTGGCTACATCTCGCTGAATGAACTCAAGCAGGCCCTTGTCAACGGCAACTGGTCAACGTTTAATGATGATACCTGCCACATCTTGCTCA ATATGtttgacaaaaacaaaatggGTAAAattgatctatatggattttctGCACTCTGGggatttcttaaacagtggcgcaaCATGTTCCAGCAGTTTGATCGTGATCGATCAGGGAACATAAACACCCAGGAGCTACAACAAG CTCTCACTCAGATGGGTTACAACTTAAGCCCACAGTTTGTCCAGTTCCTGACAACTCGGTTTGCACAAAAACCAGCTCGGTCCACCATACAGCTGGACAGTTTCATCCAGATTTGTACACAGTTGCAGACCACAACTGATGCCTTCAAAGAGAAAGACACCAACCGTTCTGGAAATATCCGCATTAATTATGAGGACTTCCTAACTCTTGCGATATCACGCATGCTATGA